Proteins encoded together in one Phyllostomus discolor isolate MPI-MPIP mPhyDis1 chromosome 6, mPhyDis1.pri.v3, whole genome shotgun sequence window:
- the LOC114499825 gene encoding serum amyloid A protein-like, whose product MKLSTVIIFCSLVLGVSTQGWGTFLREAAQGAGDMWRAYSDMIEANYIGADKYFHARGNFEAAQRGPGGVWAAKVISDAREQSQRVTDLFEYGDSGHGQADSEADQFANWWGRSGRDPNFFRPRGLPDKY is encoded by the exons ATGAAGCTTTCCACCGTCATCATTTTCTGCTCCCTGGTGCTGGGTGTCAGCACCCAAGGGTGGGGAACGTTCCTCAGGGAAGCTGCTCAAG GGGCTGGAGACATGTGGAGAGCCTACTCGGACATGATAGAAGCCAATTACATAGGTGCAGATAAATACTTCCACGCCCGGGGGAACTTTGAAGCTGCCCAGAGGGGCCCTGGAGGTGTCTGGGCTGCTAAAGTGATCAG CGACGCCAGAGAGCAGTCTCAGAGAGTCACAGACCTTTTCGAGTATGGAGACAGCGGCCATGGACAGGCGGACTCGGAGGCTGACCAGTTTGCCAACTGGTGGGGCCGGAGCGGCAGAGACCCCAATTTCTTCAGACCCAGGGGCCTGCCCGACAAGTACTGA